GAAGGGCGCAACTATCCTGATTACCTTATTGCTTGCGTAGGTGGAGGAAGCAATGCTGCCGGAACAATCTATCACTATATCAATGATAAACGGGTGAACATTGTACTCGCCGAAGCCGGAGGTAAAGGGATCGACACACCAATGACAGCAGCAACAATCAAACTGGGTAAAGTAGGAATTATTCACGGCGCATGCACTTTCGTGATGCAGAACGAAGATGGACAGATAGAAGAGCCCTACTCTATTTCTGCAGGACTGGATTATCCGGGCATCGGACCAATCCATGCTAATCTGGCTGCACAAAAGAGGGCTACGGTATTAGCTATCAATGATGACGAAGCAATTAATGCCGCCTACGAACTAACTCGGATAGAAGGAATTATTCCGGCACTAGAATCGGCTCATGCACTAGGTGTTTTAAGTAAAATGACGTTCAAACCGGAGGACGTAGTTGTGCTAACCGTTTCGGGCAGAGGCGACAAGGATATTGAAACTTATTTAGAAAACTTCAACGGATAACAGTTATGAAAACATTTACCTATACCACCAACAGTAAGCAGATTATCGGAGATCTTCATACCCCCGTCAGTATCTACCTCAAAGTGAGAGATATGTATCCTCAATCTGCTTTGATGGAGAGTTCTGACTTTCATGCAGCGGAAAACAGCCAGTCATTTATCGCTCTTTGCCCCCTAGGCAGTGTCGGCATCAATAATGGCAAAGCCACGATGAGCTATCCCAATGGTAACACTCAAGAAACACAACTCTCGAAAGAGTACTCTGTAGAGAAAGCTTTAAACGACTTCATTGGACACTTCAAAGTGAGCGGAGAAGATAGCAACGTATGCGGGCTCTATGGCTATACCACTTTTAATGCAGTAAGATATTTCGAAAATATACCTGTTAAGGAAAGCCATGATGAAACTAACGATGCTCCGGACGTACTATATATATTATATAAGTATGTAATCATCTTCAACCACTTCAAAAACGAATTGAAGTTAGTCGAGATACTATCCGAAGGAGAAGAGAGCGGACTAGATCAGTTGCAATCGGCTATTGAAAACCGTAACTATGCCTCCTATAACTTCTCAGCTACAGGTCCGGTAAGTAGCCCCATAAGCGATGAAGAACACAAGGCGAATGTACGCAAAGGCATTGCACATTGTCTCCGCGGAGATGTTTTCCAAATCGTTCTTTCACGCCGCTTCGTACAGCCTTATGCCGGAGATGATTTCAAAGTATACCGTGCATTAAGAAGTATCAACCCCTCTCCTTACCTCTTTTATTTTGATTTTGGAGGTTACCGTATATTCGGCTCTTCACCCGAAACACACTGCCGCATTGATGGCAACAAAGCATATATCGATCCCATCGCCGGTACAACAAAGCGTACAGGCGACGCCTTGAAAGACAAAGAGCTGACCGAAGCTTTACTGGCAGATCCAAAAGAGAATGCCGAACATGTAATGCTGGTAGATTTGGCACGAAATGACCTCAGCCGCAACTGCCACGACGTACGGGTCGTCTTCTACAAAGAGCCTCAATACTACAGCCACGTCATCCACCTAGTATCTAGAGTAAGCGGAGAACTAAACGAAAACGCCAATACCATCAAATCATTCATCGACACATTTCCTGCCGGAACATTGAGTGGAGCTCCCAAGGTGCGTGCAATGCAACTGATCAGTGAAATAGAGCCACACAATAGAGGTGCTTATGGAGGTTGCATCGGATTCATCGGACTTAATGGAGACTTAAATCAGGCTATTACAATCCGTACTTTTGTAAGCCGCAACAATGAATTGTGGTTTCAGGCAGGAGGCGGCATCGTAGCTCATAGTCAAGAAGAAAATGAATTGCAAGAGGTAAACAACAAGTTGGGTGCACTTAAAAAAGCAATCGACTTGGCCGTAACCTTACAAAACTAACCCTAAGAACTGATTAAGATGAAAATATTACTATTAGACAATTATGACTCTTTCACTTATAACCTGCTTCATCTGGTGAAAGAATTAGGGGCAACCGATGTGGAAGTTATTCGCAATGACCAAATAACACTTGAAGAGGTAGATCGCTTTGATAAAATCATCCTTTCGCCCGGTCCCGGCATTCCGGAAGAGGCAGGGCTCCTTTTACCCATCATCAAAAAGTATGCACCTACAAAAACTATTTTAGGAGTATGCTTAGGACACCAGGCCATAGGAGAAAGTTTCGGTGCGAAACTGGAAAATTTGAAAGAAGTACACCACGGAATACAAACTCCTATCCGCATCAAGGAAGAAGATGCTGTATTGAAAAGACTTGGAAAAACAATACAAGTAGGTCGCTATCATTCGTGGATTGTAAGTAAAGAAGGATTTCCCGAGAGTCTGCAAATAACAGCAGAAAGCAACGAAGGAGAAATCATGGCTTTACGCCACAAAGAATACAAGGTGTATGGCATTCAGTTTCACCCCGAATCGGTATTAACTCCACAAGGAAAAACAATTATCCAAAACTTCTTAGCAATATAAACCAATGAAACAAATATTATATAAACTCTTTGAACATCAATGTTTAGGACGTACCGAGGCACGTGAGATACTTCAAAATATAGCTCAAGGCAAGTACAGCGAAGCGCAAGTTGCCTCACTAATCACCGTATATCTGATGCGCAATATTACAGTAGAAGAATTGTGCGGTTTTCGCGACGCACTTCTCGAAATGAGAGTGCCCGTGCAACTGGACGATTTTGCTCCCATAGACATCGTAGGTACGGGAGGCGATGGGAAGAACACTTTCAATATCTCTACAGCCTCTTGCTTCACAGTTGCCGGAGCAGGCTTTCCTGTGGTTAAGCATGGCAATTACGGAGCAACATCGGTTAGTGGTGCCAGCAATGTAATGGAACAACACGGTGTAAAATTCACTAACAACAATGATCTATTGCGCCGCAGCATGGAGCAATGTAACATAGCTTATCTGCATGCTCCTCTTTTCAATCCTGCCATGAAAGCAGTAGCGCCCGTACGTAAAGCATTAGGAGTACGCACATTCTTCAACATGCTGGGTCCGTTGGTCAATCCCGCACTACCCAAATACCAGCTATTGGGAGTCTACAACCTCCCCTTACTTCGGCTCTATAGCTACACTTATCAAGAGAGCAGTACAAAATTTGCCGTTGTGCATAGTCTGGATGGGTACGACGAAATCTCCCTAACAACAGAATTCAAAGTGGCTACCAGTAACAATGAGAAGATATACACCCCCGAGTCTATCGGTCTATCTCGTTGCACGGAGTCAGATCTCGACGGAGGTAACACACCAGAAGATGCCGCTCGCATATTCGACAATATATTGAATAACAAAGCAACAAAGGCTCAGATAAATGCTGTAGTAGCTAATTCCGCATTTGCCATCAATGTGATGCATCCCGCAAAAAGTATTCCCGAATGCATTGCCCTCGCTAAAGAGTCATTAGAGAGTGGAAGTGCGAAAGCAACTTTCAAAAAATTCATTGAGTTAAACAGTTAGAGAAATGAAAGATATACTATCTGAAATAATAGCCAATAAACGTTTCGAAGTTGACTTCCAAAAACGAAACATTTCACCCGAACAATTACAAGAAGGAATAGATAACTTGGAGGTAAAACACTCTCTAAGCCAAGCATTAATTACGTCGCCATCGGGGATTATCTCCGAATTCAAGCGCCGCTCTCCTTCCAAAGGATGGATAAAAAAAGATGCGTTAGTTAACGAAATTGTTCCTGCCTACCAGGCAGCAGGAGCAGCGGCACTCTCTATACTGACCGATGAGAAGTTTTTTGGTGGTAGCTTAAAAGATATCCGCACGGCCCGTCCACTAGTCAACATACCCATATTGCGTAAAGATTTCATTATAGATGAGTATCAACTCTATCAAGCCAAGATAATAGGTGCGGATGCCGTTTTATTAATTGCGGCAGCTCTGAAAAAAGAAGAATGTCATGTTTTAGCAGAAAAAGCACATGCCATCGGATTAGAAACACTACTAGAAATACATAATATCGAAGAATTGTCGTACCTTAGCGAAAATATAGATGTAATAGGCATCAACAACCGCAATCTTGGTACATTCTTTACCGATGTTGAGAACTCTTTCCGCCTTGCAGAACATTTACCTGAAGAAGCCATTCTAGTATCAGAAAGTGGAATTTCCAACCCTGAAACAGTACACCGACTCCGTGAAAGTGGATTTAAAGGTTTTCTTATTGGTGAAACATTTATGAGAGAGGAAGCTCCTGGAGAAGCTTTGAATACATTTATAAGAGAAATTAATAGATAAAATGATTTAAGATGATAAATGGTAAACTAATAAAAGTATGTGGCATGCGTGAAGCTCAAAACATAAAAGAAGTAGAGCAACTTGGTGCCGATATGATAGGATTTATCTTCTATCCTAAATCTCCGCGTTATGTATATGAGATACCAGAGTACCTACCTACCCATGCTAATCGTATAGGAATTTTCGTAAATGAAAGCAAAAAAACAGTGCTAACGATGGTAGACCGCTTCGGACTGGATTATGTACAACTTCATGGGGAGGAATCTCCGGAATATTGTCGCAGCCTAAAGCAGTCAGATATAAAATTAATTAAAGTTTTCTCTATACAGCGAGAAAAAGATTTGTATCCAAGTAAAGCGTATGAAGAAATTTGCGACTATTTTCTCTTCGATACTAAATCCCAACAATACGGAGGCTCAGGTAATCAGTTCGATTGGAGCTTATTAAAAGCATACAGCGGAGAAACTCCCTTCTTATTGAGCGGAGGCATTAATCTATATAGCAGTAAAGCACTGAAAGAGTTTTCACACCCGAAACTTGCCGGATACGATCTGAACAGCCGTTTTGAATTTGCTCCCGGAAAGAAAGATACAGAAAGACTCCGAGAGTTCCTACAACAGATATAAAACTAAAAATATTTCAAAAATAAGAAACAATGAACAGAATTAACCATTTATTTAATAGTAATAAAAAAGATTTGCTATCTATCTATTTCTGTGCAGGACATCCTACCCTCCAAGGAACGGCTGATGTGCTCCAAGCTTTGGAAGCCAACGGGGTAAGCATGGTGGAAATAGGTATACCTTTCAGTGATCCAATGGCTGATGGTGTTGTTATTCAGAATGCCGCTACGGAAGCGTTGCACAACGGTATGTCACTAAAAGTGCTATTTGAGCAATTACGTAATGTTCGCCGTAAAGTCAAAATACCATTAATTTTAATGGGTTATCTAAATCCTATCATGCAATATGGATTTGAAAGTTTCTGTCGTAAATGTGTGGAATGTGGCATTGACGGAATGATTATCCCTGATTTACCTTTCAAAGATTATCAAGAACGTTATCGCCTCATAGCCGAGCGCTACAGTTTGCGTATTATCATGTTAATTACTCCTGAAACAAGTAATGAACGTGTACGTGAGATTGATGAACATACCGATGGATTCATTTATATGGTATCTTCCGCATCAACTACCGGAGCCCAGCAGGATTTTGATAGTCAGAAGCGTGCTTATTTCAAAAAAATAGAAGAGATGAAACTTCGTAATCCTCGTATGGTAGGGTTTGGCATTAGCAATAAAGCAACATTCAAAGCCGCGTGTGAGTTTTCTACAGGAGCAATCATCGGCAGCCGCTTTGTTGCACTCCTTGACGAAGAAAAAGATCCGGAAAAAGCAATACAGCGATTAATCCAAGGACTCAAGGAATAGCACTAAGACAGTTTCGGAAAATATAAATTAAAAGCCAACGGCGCAGATCATCTAACAAATTCATAGATATTTGTGCCGTTTTCGTATAATAACATTAAATATGAGGAGTCTTTTTTATGAACTGACTCATAAAATCATATAAATATGTTATAAAGTAGTATATTTGCAGGCAAATTAAAAGAAACACCCATGTATATGATAACTGAATACCCTTCCGTTTTATTAATCTACACCGGTGGCACGATCGGAATGATTGAAAATCAGGAAACCGGTGCTCTTGAAAATTTCAACTTCGATCATTTGCTTAAACATGTGCCTGAACTTAAACGTTTCAATTACCGAATAGCTTCTTATCAGTTTGATCCCCCCATTGATTCTTCTGATATGGAACCAACATTTTGGGCAAAGCTGGTTAAAATAATCAACTATAATTATGATTACTTTGACGGTTTCGTCATCTTGCATGGAACAGATACCATGGCTTATACAGCTTCTGCACTAAGCTTCATGCTCGAAAACCTGAATAAGCCGGTTATTCTCACAGGTTCCCAACTTCCCATCGGCACACTTCGCACAGACGGAAAAGAAAATCTCATTACCTCCATTGAAATTGCTGCTGCTAAGAACCCTGATAAGACTCCTGTAGTTCCAGAAGTATGCATTTTCTTTGAAAATCATTTAATGCGCGGTAACCGCACCACTAAGATCAATGCTGAAAATTTTAATGCCTTCCGTTCTTTCAACTACCCTCCTTTGGCACGTGTAGGAATTCATATAAAATACGAACCTAACCTGATTCGCAAACCGGATACAACCAAACCA
This is a stretch of genomic DNA from uncultured Bacteroides sp.. It encodes these proteins:
- a CDS encoding anthranilate synthase component I family protein; amino-acid sequence: MKTFTYTTNSKQIIGDLHTPVSIYLKVRDMYPQSALMESSDFHAAENSQSFIALCPLGSVGINNGKATMSYPNGNTQETQLSKEYSVEKALNDFIGHFKVSGEDSNVCGLYGYTTFNAVRYFENIPVKESHDETNDAPDVLYILYKYVIIFNHFKNELKLVEILSEGEESGLDQLQSAIENRNYASYNFSATGPVSSPISDEEHKANVRKGIAHCLRGDVFQIVLSRRFVQPYAGDDFKVYRALRSINPSPYLFYFDFGGYRIFGSSPETHCRIDGNKAYIDPIAGTTKRTGDALKDKELTEALLADPKENAEHVMLVDLARNDLSRNCHDVRVVFYKEPQYYSHVIHLVSRVSGELNENANTIKSFIDTFPAGTLSGAPKVRAMQLISEIEPHNRGAYGGCIGFIGLNGDLNQAITIRTFVSRNNELWFQAGGGIVAHSQEENELQEVNNKLGALKKAIDLAVTLQN
- a CDS encoding aminodeoxychorismate/anthranilate synthase component II, producing the protein MKILLLDNYDSFTYNLLHLVKELGATDVEVIRNDQITLEEVDRFDKIILSPGPGIPEEAGLLLPIIKKYAPTKTILGVCLGHQAIGESFGAKLENLKEVHHGIQTPIRIKEEDAVLKRLGKTIQVGRYHSWIVSKEGFPESLQITAESNEGEIMALRHKEYKVYGIQFHPESVLTPQGKTIIQNFLAI
- the trpD gene encoding anthranilate phosphoribosyltransferase, with the translated sequence MKQILYKLFEHQCLGRTEAREILQNIAQGKYSEAQVASLITVYLMRNITVEELCGFRDALLEMRVPVQLDDFAPIDIVGTGGDGKNTFNISTASCFTVAGAGFPVVKHGNYGATSVSGASNVMEQHGVKFTNNNDLLRRSMEQCNIAYLHAPLFNPAMKAVAPVRKALGVRTFFNMLGPLVNPALPKYQLLGVYNLPLLRLYSYTYQESSTKFAVVHSLDGYDEISLTTEFKVATSNNEKIYTPESIGLSRCTESDLDGGNTPEDAARIFDNILNNKATKAQINAVVANSAFAINVMHPAKSIPECIALAKESLESGSAKATFKKFIELNS
- the trpC gene encoding indole-3-glycerol phosphate synthase TrpC, with protein sequence MKDILSEIIANKRFEVDFQKRNISPEQLQEGIDNLEVKHSLSQALITSPSGIISEFKRRSPSKGWIKKDALVNEIVPAYQAAGAAALSILTDEKFFGGSLKDIRTARPLVNIPILRKDFIIDEYQLYQAKIIGADAVLLIAAALKKEECHVLAEKAHAIGLETLLEIHNIEELSYLSENIDVIGINNRNLGTFFTDVENSFRLAEHLPEEAILVSESGISNPETVHRLRESGFKGFLIGETFMREEAPGEALNTFIREINR
- a CDS encoding phosphoribosylanthranilate isomerase, producing the protein MINGKLIKVCGMREAQNIKEVEQLGADMIGFIFYPKSPRYVYEIPEYLPTHANRIGIFVNESKKTVLTMVDRFGLDYVQLHGEESPEYCRSLKQSDIKLIKVFSIQREKDLYPSKAYEEICDYFLFDTKSQQYGGSGNQFDWSLLKAYSGETPFLLSGGINLYSSKALKEFSHPKLAGYDLNSRFEFAPGKKDTERLREFLQQI
- the trpA gene encoding tryptophan synthase subunit alpha, with product MNRINHLFNSNKKDLLSIYFCAGHPTLQGTADVLQALEANGVSMVEIGIPFSDPMADGVVIQNAATEALHNGMSLKVLFEQLRNVRRKVKIPLILMGYLNPIMQYGFESFCRKCVECGIDGMIIPDLPFKDYQERYRLIAERYSLRIIMLITPETSNERVREIDEHTDGFIYMVSSASTTGAQQDFDSQKRAYFKKIEEMKLRNPRMVGFGISNKATFKAACEFSTGAIIGSRFVALLDEEKDPEKAIQRLIQGLKE
- a CDS encoding asparaginase, giving the protein MITEYPSVLLIYTGGTIGMIENQETGALENFNFDHLLKHVPELKRFNYRIASYQFDPPIDSSDMEPTFWAKLVKIINYNYDYFDGFVILHGTDTMAYTASALSFMLENLNKPVILTGSQLPIGTLRTDGKENLITSIEIAAAKNPDKTPVVPEVCIFFENHLMRGNRTTKINAENFNAFRSFNYPPLARVGIHIKYEPNLIRKPDTTKPLKPHYVFDSNVVILTLFPGIQESIVSALLHVEGLKAVVLKTFGSGNAPQKEWFIRELREANERGIIIVNITQCTSGGVEMERYETGLQLLEAGVVSGHDSTPESALAKLMFLLGHKLSNKEIKYKMNSSIAGEVTKIKR